GACAAGGGCAACTTCACCTGCGTGGGCGACGATGACCAGTCGATCTACGCCTGGCGCGGCGCCAACCCGGAGAACCTGCAGCAGATGGGGCGCGACTATCCCGCGCTGGAAATCATCAAGCTGGAGCAGAACTACCGCTGCTCCAACCGCGTGCTGCGCGCTGCCAATGCGCTCATCGCCAACAATCCGCACGAACACCTGAAGAAGCTGTGGAGCGACCAGGCCGACGGCGAGCGCATCCGCGTGTGGGAGTGCCGCAACAGCGAGCACGAAGCAGAGAAGGTCGCCGCCGAGATCGCCTTCGTGGCGCAGTCGCGCAAGGTGCCGTGGAGTGATTTCTGCATCCTGTTCCGCGGCAACTTCCAGTCGCGGCCGCTGGAAAAGGCAATGCAGCTGCTGCGCATTCCCTACCATCTGACCGGCGGCACCATGTTCCTGGAGCGCCAGGAAGTGAAGGACACGCTGGCCTGGCTGCGGCTGCTGGTGAACCCGGACGACGATACCGCGTTCATGCGTGCGGTGCAGTCGCCCAAGCGCGATGTTGGCGCCGGCACGCTGGCCAAGCTGGCCGAGTTGGCACAGGAAAAAGACATCCCGATGGCGCATGCCGCCGAGTCGATCGGCGCGCTGCAGCAGCTGCCGCCGCGCGCGGCCAACAGCCTGGCGCGCTTCACCGACATCCTGCGTGACCTGCGCGCGCAGACCCGGCAGATCAGCTCCGGCGACATGATCCGCAAGGTCGCCAAGGAATCGGGCCTGCTCAGCGAGCTGCGCCAGCAGGCCAAGGAAGAGGCCAGCTACCAGCGCCGGGCGAACAACATCGAGGAACTGGCGCAGTGGTTCGAGGGCGGCCCGCGCGGTGCCACCGCGGCCGACCTGGCCGGCCAGCTGGCGCTGCTCTCGCGCAGCGACAAGGACGAGGGCGGCAACCAGGTACGCATGATGACCATGCACGCGTCCAAGGGCCTGGAATTTCCCTACGTCTTCATCGTCGGCTGCGAGGACGGCGTGCTGCCGCACCAGGTCAGCCTGGACGAAGGCAACCTGCAGGAAGAGCGGCGCCTGCTGTACGTGGGCATCACCCGCGCGAAGATCCAGCTGTGGATGAGCTACAGCAAGCTGACGCGCAAGTTCGGCGAGCATGTGCGGCTGAAGCCGAGCCGGTTCTTCGAGGAGATTCCGGCCGAGGAGATTCAGCGCGATGGCGCGGACCCGGTGGCCGATGCTGCGCGGAAGAAGGAGCGCGCGACGGCGGGGTTGGCGGCGATCGAGGCGCTGTTTGATTGAGCGGAGTGCAGCTGTAGAGCCGAGCCCATGCTCGGCTGATCCGTCGATGCGCAAGCCGAGCATGGGCTCGGCTCTACAATCGGCCTATCCCAGCGGAGATCCTCGCGTGCATCCCATCGAAAGCGAACGCCTGCGGCTGCGCCGCATCGAGCCGGATCGGGATGCGCTGCCGATGCTGGCACTGCTCAATGATCCCGGTTTCATGCGCTTCATCGGTGACCGCAACGTGCGCAGCGAGGAGCAGGCGCGGGAGTACATCGCGCTGCGGGTGCTGCACAGCTATGCGCTGAACGGCTTCGGCATGTACGCGATCGAGCGCCTGGCCGATGGCGCGTGGCTGGGCAACGCCGGCCTGGTGCGGCGCGATGGCCTGCCGGGGCCGGATATCGGCTATGCGGTGCTGTCCGAATTCGCGGGGCAGGGCTACGCCAGCGAGGCGGCGCGGGCAGTGTTCACGCATGCGCGCTCGCAGCTGGACATCGAGGATCTGTACGGCATCACCGACCTGGACAACGTGGCCTCCGGGCGCATCCTGCTGGGGCTGGGCATGCACGAACGCGGCGTGATCCAGCTGCCGAACGTGGACAGCGCGAGCCGGTTGTACGCCACGCCGGGGGCGGCCGAGGTTTGATTGTGGTGGGTGCCGACCGTTGGTCGGCACGATTCAAATGCAGTGCCGACCAACGGTCGGCACCCACCCCCTCAACCGCCGCGCAGTTCCGCCAGCTGCGCCTGCAGCTCGGCCACCGCGGCTTCCAGCTGGGCCACGCGCTCGGCCAGGCCGGGGTCGGCCGCTTCGCTGCTGCCACCGCCGCTGCTCGCGTACTTGGCGGCCAGTGCCGCACCGTCCACCTCACCGCACAGCAGGTGCATGTAGCGGTCCTCGCGCTGACCGCTGGCGCGCGGCAGCACCACCAGCAGGGCGCGCTGCTGCAGGCGCTCGATGGCGTGGCGGGCTTCGTCCACATCGGTGAAGCGGTACAGGCGCTCGCTGCGGGTGACCAGCTCGCCCAGGGTCTGCGGCCCGCGCAGCAGCAGCATGGCCAGCAGCACGGTCTGCTGCCGCGTCAGGTCCAGCGCGCCCTGCAGGCGGTGCTCGTAGCGGTCGGCGCGCGAGGAGAAGTGCTGGCGGGCCAGGCCCAGCGTCTCCAGCTGGCGCAGGGCATGCTGCACGCTGCCGGCATCGACGTTCATCACCGGCTCGCGGGCGGTCTTCTGGTTGGCCGCCGACTGCGCGGCGTTGACCGTCAGCGGGTAGGTGTCCGGGGTGGTCGCCTCCTTTTCCACCAGGCAGCCCAGCAGGCGGGCCTGGACGGCATCGAGCAGGGGGACGTCGGGGGTCTGGACGGGATCGGTCATGGCGGCCTCCGCAAGGCAACGGGTCAACCCCGAAGCATAGCCGTGCCACGGTCATCTTTGCCGGTAAAATGGCGGGGTATATCTGATTGCCGGTGAATCCTGATGCGTCGTCCCGTTTCCCTGTCCCTGACCCTGCTCGCCACTGCGGCGATCGGCCTGTCTGCCTGCAAGCGCGTCGATGCGCCTGCCGCCGAGGCCCCCGCCCCCGACGCCCCGGCCGCGGCCGCCAAGGCCGACGGTGCGCTTGATGCGACCGCCAACGACAACCTCAATGCCGTGCTGTGGATGCAGCGCGCGCAGGAGTACAAGGCGATCACCGAACAGACCTACCGCGCCGCCGCCGACCACCTGGACGCCGCGCTGAAGGAAGCCCACTGGGACGCGCTGGTGCCGGAAGAACGCGGCAACGCGGCCAAGGGCCTGAAGCCGGCCGTGGTGCTGGACGTGGATGAAACCGTGCTGGACAACTCGCCCTACCAGGCGCGCCTGGTGCGCGACGGCAAGGAATACGACGAGCTGACCTGGGACCAGTGGGTGGCCGAGAAGAAGGCCAAGGCCATCCCCGGCGTGGTTGATTTCGCCAAGGCCGCCAACGCCAAGGGCGTGACCCTGCTGTACATCTCCAACCGCGCCGTGCACCTGAAGGACGCGACCCTGGCCAACCTGCGCGAGCAGGGCCTGCCGGTGGCCGACGACAGCGTGTTCCTCGGCCTGGGCACCGTGGTCAAGGACTGCGAGCAGAACGGCAGCGAGAAGAACTGCCGCCGCCGCCTGGCCGGCCAGCAGTACCGCGTGCTGATGCAGTTCGGCGACCAGATGGGTGACTTCGTGGAAGTGACCGCCAACACCAACGAAGGCCGCGATGCGCTGCTGCAGCAGTACCACGACTGGTTCGGCGAGCGCTGGTGGATGCTGCCGAACCCGACCTACGGCGGTTTCGAGCCGGCCCAGTTCAACAACGACTACACCCAGTCGCGCCAGGCCCGCCATGACGCCAAGCGCGCTGCGCTGGATTACGCACCGTGAGCCGCGTACCGCTGCCGCTGCGCGATGACGAACGGCTGATCTTCGCCCTGGACGTGCCTGACCGCGTGCAGGCGCTGGAATGGGTCGATCGCCTGGGCGACAGCGTGGCGTTCTACAAGATCGGCATGGAACTGCTCGCCTCCGGCGAGTATTTCCAGGTGCTGGACGAGCTGGCCCGCCGCGACAAGCGCGTGTTCGTCGACCTGAAGTTCTTCGACATCCCGGCTACCGCCGCGGCGGTCATCAAGCGCCTGTCGCAGTGGCCGGTCAGCTACGCCACCATCCATGGCTGGCACCCGGCGATGATGGAGGCCTGCGCGGCCGCCAACAGCAGCGACATGCGCCTGCTGGCGGTGACCGTGCTGACCTCGATGGGGCGCCCGGACCTGGCGCAGATGGGCATCGACCGCGAGCCGGTGGACGTGGTGGTCGAGCGCGCGCTGGCCGCCCAGGCCGCCGGCATTGATGGCGTGATCGCCTCCGGCCAGGAGGCCGGCCCGATCCGTGCCGCCACCGGCGCCGGGTTCTCGATCGTCTGCCCGGGCATCCGTCCGGGTGGCCCGGTCGGCGATGACCAGAAGCGTACCGTCGGCGTGGCCCAGGCCTTCGCCGACGGCGCCGATGCCATCGTGGTCGGTCGTCCGATCCGCCTGGCCGCCGATCCGCAGGCGGCTGCGCGGGCCATCCAGCAGGAAATCGCGTCGGCTCTGGCTGCACGCTGATCCGGCCGGCGCTGCCGGTCACACCGCAATACCGAACGCCATCCCGCTCCGTGCGGGATGGCGTTCGCATTTGTGCGCCCGGCGCTGTCGCAGTCGACCCCGCAGCGAAGAACCGTGCGCGCGGTCGCACTGGATCCGGATGTCCCTCCCTCCCAATCGATGTACCGGCGCCGCTCGCGGCCGTGCCGGTTCCAATCATCCAAGAGGGAGTACACGGATATGTATCGCAGCACCTCTGCAGTTCTTGCCGGCCTGTTGCTGGCGTTCGCGGCACCCGCCTTCGCCGCATCGCAACCGCGCGAAACGCCGCGCATCATCGGCGGCGAGGACGCCCAGCCGGGGCAGTACCCGTTCATGGTCAGCCTGCAGGGCCTGGCCTTCGGCGACACCGATCACGACCGCCACTTCTGCGGTGGCACCCTCATCTCGCCGTCGTGGGTGCTGACCGCCGCGCACTGCGTGCAGGGCAATTCGCCCGCCGGCCTGACCATCATCGGCAACCTCACCGCGCTGTCCACCGATGCCGCGCCGCGGGCCTCCAACGTCAAGGCCATCCATATGCATCCGGCCTTCAACAGCGGCAATTCGCTGGAACACGACCTCGCCCTGATCCAGCTGGACGCGCCGCTGGCCGACGCGCAGCCGGTGACCCTGCGCCTGCGCCCCGACGCCAGCTACCTCAAGCCGGGCCGCGACTTCACCGTGATCGGCTGGGGCACCACCGAGGAGGGCGCCGACACGTCGCCCACCCAACTGCAGACGGTGCAGGTGCCGTTCGTGCCATTTGCCGAGTGCCAGCAGGCCTACGCCGGCGAGCTCGCGCGGGGCAAGGTCATCTGTGCCGGGCGCGAGGGCCTGGACAGCTGCCAGGGCGATTCCGGCGGCCCGCTGATGCTCAAGCTGCGCGACGGCTGGACCCAGTTCGGCATCGTCAGCTGGGGCGAGGGCTGCGCGCGGTCCGGCTACCCCGGCGTTTATGCCCGAATCGCCGAAAAACATGCCGTAGATTTCATTGAAGCGGTCTGGCAGAAGGATTGATTCAATAAAATCAAATATTTAAGTCATGTTACATGACGTATTGCCTTAACTTCGGAGGCGGCGTAGCATCGCCGCCATCCGGTCCCTGGGCCGGAGATGTGCCACAACTGTCCACCGGCCTCGCGCCGGTTTGAAGAGCCTGCGATCCCTGTGATCCGGGCTCTTTTTTTATCGCCGGGGTCGGATCCCTTGCGCGCGCGAAAGGGCTCTGACCCCGCCGATCGGCCCCCTTTCCTGGCGGAACCGTGACCGCACGGCTTGCCGCTGTCACCTTGCAGGCCGCAAGATGCGGGCCGGTACGGGGAGTCCGATTGCATGAGCCTGGCAGTGCGAGGAAGGTCCGCGCGTGGATGGGGGCTGGCAGCCATGGTGCTGCTGGCGGTGGCGGCGTGCCGCCAATCCGGCAGCGACCCGGCCAAGCCGGCGGCCGAGCCGGTGGCGGCGGTGCAGGCCATGGCCCAGCGCCTGGTCGAGGATGACCTGGTCGGCTACGCGCGCCTGTCGGTGCCGCCGGGCCAGTACCAGCGGCTGCAGCAGGCCTGGACCGACGGCCACAGCCAGTGGCCGCTGGGCGAACTGCCGCTGGGTGACCAGATGCTGCCGATGCTGGCCGCGCTGCGCGAGCCCCAGGCCGCCGCCCAGCTGCAGCGCAGCTTCGACCGCCAGTTGGCCGGCCAGGCCAGCGCGGTGCGCCAGGCGGCGCAGTCGATGGGCAACTTCGGCGTGCAGTATCTGCGTCACCAGAAGGGCTACACCCCCAGCCAGCAGACGCATTACATCGCCCTGGTCGAAACCCTGGCCGGTTGGGCACAGGGCGCGCCGATCAGCGACCGGGCCCGCGCCCGCAGCAGCATCGCCGCGCTGGTCGAGGCCGCCGCCAAGGTCGGCTTCGACAACGAGGACGGCCTGCGTGCAGCCGGCATGGAGGGCAGCCTGCAGCAGCTGGCGCCGTTCCTGCACACCGTCAAGGCCGTCCTGGCCAGCTACGGGCTGGGCGTGGACGACGCCCTGCGCAGCCTGCGCGGGGAGCTGCTTTCGGTGGAAGGCGACAACGCCCTGGTCCGCATGGAATACGAGCTGGCCGGGCGCACCCTGCAGCTGCAGCTGCCGCTGAGCCGGCGCGAAGGCCACTGGTACCTGACCCGCACCCTGGCCGATACCGATGCCCTGCTGCGCAAGGCCGATGCGGCCCGCGCGGCTGCCGCGCCGGAGCCCGCAGAGGCCCCCGCCGCCGGCGGGGAAGCGGCAACCACGCCGCCTAAGCCATAATGGCGCCGATGTCGAAACAGAACCCGCTGCCGTTCCCCGGCGAAGAACCCCAGCAGACGCCCGCCGATCCGGCCGCGGCGTCTCCCTCGACCGGCACCGGCCCCAATCCGGTGCCGCCGCCCGCGCACGCCCGTCCCGCTGGCCGTCGCCCCTTCTGGGCGCGCCTGCTGGGCCGCCTAGTCGAGCCGTGGCTGGCGCTGAAGATCGAGCCGGAGGACCCGGGCCAGTACAACGACGGCCGCCCGGTCGTGTATGTGCTGGAAGACTACGGCCTGTCCAACGCGCTGATCCTGGACAAGGCCTGCCGCCAGGCCGGTCTGCCCTCGCCGCTGGTGCCGCTGGCCGGTGACCCGACCGGCCGCAAGCGCGCCTACCTGGCCCTGTCGCGGCGCAGTTCCAGCAATTCGCTGATCCCTGAACAGCGCGGCGCCAAGACCCACTCCGATTCGCTGGCCAAGGTCCTGCAGGCGCACCGCGTGCGCGACGACCTGGACGTGCACCTGGTGCCGGTGTCGATCTTCGTTGGCCGCGCGCCGGACAAGCAGAGCGGCTGGTTCGCTGTGCTGTTCTCGGAAAACTGGGCGCTGGTCGGCCGCTTCCGCCGCCTGCTGGGCCTGCTGCTGAACGGCCGCAGCACCATCGTGCGCTTCGCCCCGCCGATCTCGCTGCGCAGCACCGTGGACGAGGGCCTGGAGCCCGAGCGCACCGTGCGCAAGCTGCAGCGCGTGCTGCGTACCCATTTCCGCCGCATCCGTGAATCGGTCATCGGCCCCGACCTGTCCACCCGCCGCCTGCTGGTGGACCAGGTGCTGGCCGCTGAACCGGTGCGCGAGGCGATCGCCGCCCAGGCCAAGCGCGACAACTCCAAGCCGGCCGACGCCTGGAAGAAGGCGCACGCCTACGCCTGGGAAATCGCCGCGGACTATTCCAGCCCGGTAGTGCGTTCGGCCAGCTTCATGCTCAGCCACGTGTGGAACCGCATCTACGCCGGCGTGCTGGTGCACCACCTGGACAAGTTCAAGGCCGCCGCGCCGGGCCACGAAGTGGTGTACGTGCCCAGCCACCGCAGCCACATGGACTACCTGCTGCTGTCCTACCTGCTGTACGACCGTGGCATCGTGCCGCCGCACATCGTGGCCGGCATCAACCTGAACCTGCCGGTGGTCGGCACCCTGCTGCGCAAGGGCGGTGCGTTCTTCATCCGCCGTTCGATCCGCGGCAACGCGCTGTACTCGGCCGTGCTCAGCGAATACGTCGCGCAGCTGGTGGCCGGTGGCTATTCCATCGAGTACTTCGTCGAGGGTGGCCGTTCGCGCACCGGGCGCCTGCTGCAGCCCAAGGGCGGCATGATCTCGATGACCCTGCGCGCGTTCCTGCGCCAGCCGCGCAAGCCGGTGCTGTTCCAGCCCATCTACATCGGCTACGAGAAGCTGATGGAAGGTGGCAGCTACCTGGACGAACTGTCCGGGCGGCCGAAGGAGAAGGAGT
This genomic stretch from Stenotrophomonas sp. SAU14A_NAIMI4_5 harbors:
- a CDS encoding GNAT family N-acetyltransferase produces the protein MHPIESERLRLRRIEPDRDALPMLALLNDPGFMRFIGDRNVRSEEQAREYIALRVLHSYALNGFGMYAIERLADGAWLGNAGLVRRDGLPGPDIGYAVLSEFAGQGYASEAARAVFTHARSQLDIEDLYGITDLDNVASGRILLGLGMHERGVIQLPNVDSASRLYATPGAAEV
- the pyrF gene encoding orotidine-5'-phosphate decarboxylase, with protein sequence MSRVPLPLRDDERLIFALDVPDRVQALEWVDRLGDSVAFYKIGMELLASGEYFQVLDELARRDKRVFVDLKFFDIPATAAAVIKRLSQWPVSYATIHGWHPAMMEACAAANSSDMRLLAVTVLTSMGRPDLAQMGIDREPVDVVVERALAAQAAGIDGVIASGQEAGPIRAATGAGFSIVCPGIRPGGPVGDDQKRTVGVAQAFADGADAIVVGRPIRLAADPQAAARAIQQEIASALAAR
- a CDS encoding DUF480 domain-containing protein; its protein translation is MTDPVQTPDVPLLDAVQARLLGCLVEKEATTPDTYPLTVNAAQSAANQKTAREPVMNVDAGSVQHALRQLETLGLARQHFSSRADRYEHRLQGALDLTRQQTVLLAMLLLRGPQTLGELVTRSERLYRFTDVDEARHAIERLQQRALLVVLPRASGQREDRYMHLLCGEVDGAALAAKYASSGGGSSEAADPGLAERVAQLEAAVAELQAQLAELRGG
- a CDS encoding 5'-nucleotidase, lipoprotein e(P4) family, whose protein sequence is MRRPVSLSLTLLATAAIGLSACKRVDAPAAEAPAPDAPAAAAKADGALDATANDNLNAVLWMQRAQEYKAITEQTYRAAADHLDAALKEAHWDALVPEERGNAAKGLKPAVVLDVDETVLDNSPYQARLVRDGKEYDELTWDQWVAEKKAKAIPGVVDFAKAANAKGVTLLYISNRAVHLKDATLANLREQGLPVADDSVFLGLGTVVKDCEQNGSEKNCRRRLAGQQYRVLMQFGDQMGDFVEVTANTNEGRDALLQQYHDWFGERWWMLPNPTYGGFEPAQFNNDYTQSRQARHDAKRAALDYAP
- a CDS encoding UvrD-helicase domain-containing protein yields the protein MHGLNPPQAAAVLHIEGPLLVLAGAGSGKTRVIVEKIAHLISCGRYPARRIAAITFTNKSAKEMRERVAKRLREQDADEVTICTFHALGLKFLQIEHAAVGLKRGFSIFDADDAAAQIKDLMSGAKPDDIEDMKNLVSRAKNAGLSPEQAMAAARSNREKEAASVYERYQLRLTAFNAVDFDDLIRLPVQVLEENPDIAVAWRERIGYLLVDECQDTNDAQYRLLKQLAGDKGNFTCVGDDDQSIYAWRGANPENLQQMGRDYPALEIIKLEQNYRCSNRVLRAANALIANNPHEHLKKLWSDQADGERIRVWECRNSEHEAEKVAAEIAFVAQSRKVPWSDFCILFRGNFQSRPLEKAMQLLRIPYHLTGGTMFLERQEVKDTLAWLRLLVNPDDDTAFMRAVQSPKRDVGAGTLAKLAELAQEKDIPMAHAAESIGALQQLPPRAANSLARFTDILRDLRAQTRQISSGDMIRKVAKESGLLSELRQQAKEEASYQRRANNIEELAQWFEGGPRGATAADLAGQLALLSRSDKDEGGNQVRMMTMHASKGLEFPYVFIVGCEDGVLPHQVSLDEGNLQEERRLLYVGITRAKIQLWMSYSKLTRKFGEHVRLKPSRFFEEIPAEEIQRDGADPVADAARKKERATAGLAAIEALFD
- the plsB gene encoding glycerol-3-phosphate 1-O-acyltransferase PlsB — protein: MAPMSKQNPLPFPGEEPQQTPADPAAASPSTGTGPNPVPPPAHARPAGRRPFWARLLGRLVEPWLALKIEPEDPGQYNDGRPVVYVLEDYGLSNALILDKACRQAGLPSPLVPLAGDPTGRKRAYLALSRRSSSNSLIPEQRGAKTHSDSLAKVLQAHRVRDDLDVHLVPVSIFVGRAPDKQSGWFAVLFSENWALVGRFRRLLGLLLNGRSTIVRFAPPISLRSTVDEGLEPERTVRKLQRVLRTHFRRIRESVIGPDLSTRRLLVDQVLAAEPVREAIAAQAKRDNSKPADAWKKAHAYAWEIAADYSSPVVRSASFMLSHVWNRIYAGVLVHHLDKFKAAAPGHEVVYVPSHRSHMDYLLLSYLLYDRGIVPPHIVAGINLNLPVVGTLLRKGGAFFIRRSIRGNALYSAVLSEYVAQLVAGGYSIEYFVEGGRSRTGRLLQPKGGMISMTLRAFLRQPRKPVLFQPIYIGYEKLMEGGSYLDELSGRPKEKESIWSLLWGIPKVLKQNYGQVVVNFGEPIALNDVLAEKAPEWNGEAVPEDEKPSWLSTTVDTLADRIQVRINGAADVNPINLLALALLSTPKHAMGEADLIAQIELCKTLLEEMPYSGRVTVTPHSPERIIAHAEEINVLTRIKHPLGDVLSVSGDTAVLLSYFRNNVVHLFTASSWVACCFQNNRRMSRTGLVRLGRTVYPFLQAELFLPWSEDEFAQRIEQTIDVFIREGLLQQVADDDGGMLTRNTGQTDEVFRLRAIGHSLQQAFERYYIAISVLVKNGPGTLGTAELESLCQQAAQRLSLLYAPAAPEFFDKSLFRGFIQKLRELRLVWPDENSKLLFDDRLDSWAKDAKFILGRELRHTIERVSPEAARPDEPTPQA
- a CDS encoding serine protease, whose amino-acid sequence is MYRSTSAVLAGLLLAFAAPAFAASQPRETPRIIGGEDAQPGQYPFMVSLQGLAFGDTDHDRHFCGGTLISPSWVLTAAHCVQGNSPAGLTIIGNLTALSTDAAPRASNVKAIHMHPAFNSGNSLEHDLALIQLDAPLADAQPVTLRLRPDASYLKPGRDFTVIGWGTTEEGADTSPTQLQTVQVPFVPFAECQQAYAGELARGKVICAGREGLDSCQGDSGGPLMLKLRDGWTQFGIVSWGEGCARSGYPGVYARIAEKHAVDFIEAVWQKD